A region of Phycisphaerae bacterium DNA encodes the following proteins:
- the pilM gene encoding pilus assembly protein PilM gives MAAKNKLKRFVALDWDPRMLHIVHAQTSKRGVKIERLLSVTIPESIDPNSPQAMGGFIRQALEQEGIRTRSATVDVPRDQAILNTLKLPVAARDALPGMVRIQVAKELPFPVAAAAVDFTVPAADTSSPTSDVLVAAVRNEVVEQYASTIEAAGLRLDRIGLRSWANRVAVCEFLRHALPERVLFVDVRPTFTEIGILHNGSLVFTRAASVSIPQGLDDDSNLSLDALREAMQKRGEDDDESSRPRLSGDSVVSTLVDEVTRSIEAYRSRDAGAHIDHAVISGDLGVEERLADILQRKLSISVDLYNPASSFGWEPDEGAAAAAFAASLGLVLSHAAEGVDHFDFLHPKQVETAATRRLRRAPAVAAVIILFVAAPVVFLLEGTKADRRQLAEVNRQIEELESKEKDYRKFVTLVGDIRSFDKDQLVWVDVLLDLMGVLPSNEELVIERIDLKQKDNRIELVTRAKRRAVATEVVRRLYEFRREGRESHRFTATFGSQIEKPGEKYPISQKFTIEVHNDELKKGKHGRSGGEPAGSDS, from the coding sequence GTGGCCGCTAAGAACAAACTAAAAAGATTCGTCGCCCTGGACTGGGATCCGCGGATGCTGCACATCGTTCACGCGCAGACGAGCAAGCGCGGGGTGAAGATCGAGCGCCTGCTCTCCGTCACGATCCCGGAATCGATCGATCCGAACAGCCCGCAGGCCATGGGCGGATTCATCCGCCAGGCGCTGGAGCAGGAAGGGATCCGGACGCGAAGCGCGACCGTGGACGTGCCTCGCGACCAGGCCATTCTCAATACGTTGAAGCTGCCGGTGGCGGCGCGGGACGCGCTGCCCGGGATGGTGCGGATCCAGGTCGCCAAGGAGCTGCCGTTTCCGGTGGCGGCGGCGGCGGTGGATTTCACCGTGCCGGCCGCGGATACGTCGTCCCCGACGTCGGACGTGCTCGTGGCGGCGGTGCGCAACGAGGTGGTGGAGCAGTATGCGTCGACGATCGAGGCGGCCGGTCTGAGGCTGGACCGCATCGGGCTGCGTTCGTGGGCCAACCGCGTGGCGGTCTGCGAATTCCTGCGGCACGCGCTTCCCGAGCGTGTGCTGTTCGTCGACGTCCGCCCGACGTTCACGGAAATCGGCATTCTGCACAACGGCTCGCTGGTGTTCACGCGGGCCGCGTCCGTATCGATTCCGCAGGGTCTGGACGACGACAGCAACCTGTCACTCGACGCGCTGCGCGAGGCCATGCAGAAGCGCGGGGAAGACGACGACGAAAGTTCGCGGCCGCGGCTCTCCGGCGATTCGGTGGTCAGCACGCTGGTCGATGAGGTTACGCGTTCGATCGAGGCCTATCGGTCGCGCGATGCCGGGGCGCACATCGACCACGCCGTGATCAGCGGCGACCTCGGGGTGGAGGAGCGTCTCGCGGACATTCTCCAGCGCAAGCTCTCGATATCGGTCGACCTGTACAACCCGGCGTCGTCGTTCGGTTGGGAGCCGGACGAAGGCGCGGCGGCGGCGGCGTTCGCGGCATCGCTGGGTCTCGTGCTCAGCCACGCGGCAGAGGGCGTGGATCATTTCGACTTCCTCCACCCCAAGCAGGTGGAGACGGCGGCGACGCGACGTTTGCGCCGCGCGCCAGCGGTAGCGGCGGTAATCATCCTGTTCGTTGCCGCACCGGTCGTTTTTCTGCTGGAGGGCACGAAGGCGGATCGGCGGCAGCTCGCGGAGGTCAACCGGCAGATCGAGGAGCTGGAGTCGAAAGAGAAGGACTATCGCAAATTCGTTACCCTGGTGGGCGACATCCGCTCGTTCGACAAGGACCAGCTCGTCTGGGTCGATGTTCTTCTCGATCTGATGGGCGTGCTCCCCTCCAACGAAGAGCTCGTGATCGAGCGGATCGATCTCAAGCAAAAGGACAACCGCATCGAGCTGGTCACGCGAGCCAAACGGCGGGCCGTGGCGACGGAAGTCGTGCGCCGGCTGTATGAGTTCCGTCGCGAAGGACGGGAGTCGCACCGTTTCACGGCGACGTTCGGATCGCAGATTGAAAAGCCCGGCGAGAAATACCCCATCTCGCAGAAGTTCACCATCGAGGTGCACAACGACGAGTTGAAGAAGGGCAAGCACGGCCGGTCGGGCGGCGAGCCCGCCGGATCGGACTCCTGA